A genome region from Danio aesculapii chromosome 2, fDanAes4.1, whole genome shotgun sequence includes the following:
- the plvapa gene encoding plasmalemma vesicle associated protein a — translation MYNNSYSQANFGLAAKKMHKSKGKSCGYYMKIVFFFSSLIQSLIIASLVLFLVYGQPEHTVEEKRLHELDQSVSKLTMENFILRGKEKNLTKVLNVTLTAKLSNDKLVADLRKLANTSSMTIKNLQTTMCRCDMQRMAAPRACPPAFCPDSNENNKRLQSMLQQSNEMLELIKANFTQTVTILRSELDGSNKDKDGFHLEAIGLRRDKAYLEEELVLYQKKCKEDFVESLRGIPNVTKEFLKRIDDLFSKHISFMLTCDKQRNQLENIRENCSSLSREVENKLQTYLNIVGDQFTKINGENAKYVTQNKRLNEDAEWCNQNRSAMTREHRKTLDQLQLKNDQDSEKLLLENRKLKGDNGMKDKLLSVNENKIQMLTNTIDTLNTSLASCKRTSPFMPNPFGSPNIPNTGLGSTGMSKPNMPWSGAGSSGPAYPGITGTGSSSRWGSTGSGVTGPLNTPLGGTGTYSSTGLGGQGSSRTGLTQTGTSSFGGAGLGLTGLGSAGSSASIGNTGTGSTAFGSAGSSVGVGKPATGGFSSVGSNPTGFGATSGGARTAVDSQPISQAQINLHLKELHRYSLPN, via the exons ATGTACAACAATAGTTATTCTCAGGCCAACTTTGGCTTGGCTGCCAAGAAGATGCACAAGTCGAAAGGCAAGAGCTGTGGTTACTACATGAAGATTGTCTTCTTTTTCTCCTCGCTCATCCAATCATTGATCATCGCAAGTCTGGTTCTCTTTCTGGTGTATGGACAACCTGAGCATACGGTCGAGGAAAAGAGACTGCACGAGTTGGACCAAAGTGTCAGCAAACTCACTATGGAAAATTTCATTCTTCGAGGGAAGGAAAAGAACCTCACCAAAGTTCTTAACGTCACTCTCACTGCAAAGCTAAGCAATGACAAGCTTGTGGCTGATTTACGCAAACTAGCAAACACCTCATCTATGACAATAAAGAACCTGCAAACAACAATG TGTCGATGTGACATGCAAAGAATGGCAGCACCTCGCGCATGCCCTCCTGCATTTTGTCCAGATTCAAATG AAAACAACAAACGCTTGCAAAGCATGCTCCAGCAGTCGAATGAAATGTTAGAGCTGATCAAAGCAAACTTTACCCAAACTGTGACCATTTTGAGATCCGAGTTAGATGGCTCCAATAAAGACAAGGATGGATTTCACTTGGAAGCAATCGGACTGAGACGAGACAAGGCTTACCTTGAAGAAGAGCTTGTCTTGTATCAAAAGAAGTGCAAAGAGGACTTTGTTGAATCTTTACGAGGAATCCCCAACGTCACCAAAGAATTTCTCAAAAGGATCGATGACCTTTTCTCAAAGCACATTTCGTTCATGCTGACATGTGATAAACAGAGAAATCAGCTCGAAAATATTCGCGAAAACTGCAGCAGTCTTTCAAGAGAGGTCGAGAACAAGCTCCAAACATATCTGAACATAGTGGGCGACCAGTTCACAAAGATTAATGGAGAAAACGCCAAATATGTGACCCAGAACAAACGTCTGAACGAAGATGCTGAATGGTGTAATCAGAATCGCAGTGCCATGACTCGTGAGCATCGCAAGACTCTTGACCAGCTTCAGCTCAAGAACGACCAAGACAGTGAAAAACTTCTGCTGGAGAACCGAAAACTAAAAGGAGACAACGGAATGAAAGACAAACTTCTGTCTGTCaatgaaaacaaaattcaaatgcTCACAAACACCATTGACACCCTCAATACCTCACTTGCCAGCTGTAAG CGAACTAGCCCATTTATGCCAAACCCCTTCGGATCTCCGAACATCCCAAATACTGGTTTGGGTTCAACAGGAATGAGCAAACCCAACATGCCATGGTCAGGGGCTGGCTCCAGCGGGCCAGCATATCCCGGTATTACTGGGACAGGATCAAGCTCAAGATGGGGCAGCACAGGATCTGGTGTGACAGGACCACTAAATACACCTCTAGGTGGAACAGGGACCTACTCAAGCACAGGATTAGGTGGGCAGGGATCAAGTAGAACAGGTCTAACCCAGACTGGGACTAGTAGTTTTGGTGGAGCAGGACTAGGGTTGACAGGATTAGGTAGTGCTGGAAGTTCTGCTTCAATTGGCAATACTGGAACAGGTTCGACAGCATTTGGCAGTGCAGGATCAAGCGTAGGagtgggaaaaccagcaacaggAGGTTTTAGCTCAGTGGGATCTAATCCAACGGGATTTGGCGCAACTTCTGGAGGAGCAAGAACAGCAGTGGACAGTCAACCGATAAGTCAAG CACAGATAAATCTGCATTTGAAGGAGCTGCATCGATATTCACTCCCAAACTGA